A single Anopheles funestus chromosome 2RL, idAnoFuneDA-416_04, whole genome shotgun sequence DNA region contains:
- the LOC125760862 gene encoding uncharacterized protein LOC125760862 isoform X2, which translates to MEQGRALREAAVAVGVFGPPVSLALLSPSRYGPSILPTPALPTSQFLHHHSQVSSLVNSLPHHHPHHPHHAAMHGLGMNLNGVGMQGHNGTSGLMHSAGNGSDRDRDTVVPMNSSSGDSNNNKNPSSGSTENLNTTSSSNHSMAGDQSPSGGGSPAHGTSANGLGTGGCPTICLMELLSLLITIDCCAISILPSAFHPSGTREKVIK; encoded by the exons ATGGAGCAGGGTCGGGCCTTGCGAGAAGCAGCCGTTGCCGTCGGAGTGTTTGG GCCTCCAGTTTCGTTGGCACTGCTTTCACCGTCCCGCTACGGTCCTAGTATCTTGCCAACACCCGCCTTACCGACCAGTCAATTTCTGCACCATCACAGCCAGGTGTCCTCGCTGGTAAATAGTCTACCACACCACCATCCTCACCATCCACATCATGCCGCTATGCATGGTCTAGGCATGAATCTCAACGGTGTCGGTATGCAGGGACACAACGGAACGTCCGGTTTGATGCATTCGGCTGGAAATGGCTCCGATCGAGACCGAGACACCGTCGTTCCGATGAACAGCAGCAGTGGtgatagcaacaacaacaaaaacccttcGTCCGGTTCGACCGAGAACCTCAATACGACATCGTCCTCTAACCATTCGATGGCCGGCGATCAGTCACCTAGTGGAGGAGGTTCACCTGCCCACGGGACGTCAGCGAATGGACTCGGAACAGGTGGTTGTCCCACCATTTGTTTGATGGAACTTTTATCACTTTTAATCACAATTGACTGTTGCGCAATCAGCATCCTTCCATCCGCATTCCATCCATCGGGAACTCGAGAGAAAGTCATAAAATGA
- the LOC125760862 gene encoding homeobox protein 13-like isoform X1, with protein sequence MLGVLQAQCSKKINLSLCKMSVNHEIQQQSGRKLCGIWSRVGPCEKQPLPSECLVSLALLSPSRYGPSILPTPALPTSQFLHHHSQVSSLVNSLPHHHPHHPHHAAMHGLGMNLNGVGMQGHNGTSGLMHSAGNGSDRDRDTVVPMNSSSGDSNNNKNPSSGSTENLNTTSSSNHSMAGDQSPSGGGSPAHGTSANGLGTGGCPTICLMELLSLLITIDCCAISILPSAFHPSGTREKVIK encoded by the exons ATGCTCGGGGTTCTTCAAGCGCAGTGttcgaagaaaattaatttatcg CTGTGCAAAATGAGCGTCAACCACGAAATACAGCAACAATCCGGCCGGAAGCTCTGCGGGATATGGAGCAGGGTCGGGCCTTGCGAGAAGCAGCCGTTGCCGTCGGAGTGTTTGG TTTCGTTGGCACTGCTTTCACCGTCCCGCTACGGTCCTAGTATCTTGCCAACACCCGCCTTACCGACCAGTCAATTTCTGCACCATCACAGCCAGGTGTCCTCGCTGGTAAATAGTCTACCACACCACCATCCTCACCATCCACATCATGCCGCTATGCATGGTCTAGGCATGAATCTCAACGGTGTCGGTATGCAGGGACACAACGGAACGTCCGGTTTGATGCATTCGGCTGGAAATGGCTCCGATCGAGACCGAGACACCGTCGTTCCGATGAACAGCAGCAGTGGtgatagcaacaacaacaaaaacccttcGTCCGGTTCGACCGAGAACCTCAATACGACATCGTCCTCTAACCATTCGATGGCCGGCGATCAGTCACCTAGTGGAGGAGGTTCACCTGCCCACGGGACGTCAGCGAATGGACTCGGAACAGGTGGTTGTCCCACCATTTGTTTGATGGAACTTTTATCACTTTTAATCACAATTGACTGTTGCGCAATCAGCATCCTTCCATCCGCATTCCATCCATCGGGAACTCGAGAGAAAGTCATAAAATGA
- the LOC125760861 gene encoding m-AAA protease-interacting protein 1, mitochondrial: MFVVRSGAVKLKLFTRSFNNFTRFHSTANSHIVVGINLPLCGTYVQRTTAVWSPGTKGVLSGSSVVNNNHNIVQARWNSTDEQSSRQRMRKPLMLMDFPQLVWPSVIKTIRNWIMVHFIIKPYFDREFALPDFILGAKQALQVVSSSLAGGEVKQLEGLVDRAAIADLKQSISKMSVAERYDVQVDKEDVYFSFPYQVGVMFDESNDDSQKRFVEITMVFHVLRGLKGMIERGETVPLNVGVLPEFRDKISICNYRFIKEFTKGVDSDWTVNVVNHFKPSDYVEE; encoded by the exons ATGTTTGTTGTTAGAAGTGGTGCGGTAAAGTTAAAGCTATTTACCCgaagttttaataattttacgcGCTTTCACAGCACTGCAAATAGTCACATAGTTGTAGGAATCAATTTGCCGCTATGTGGCACATATGTTCAACGTACAACGGCCGTGTGGTCTCCAGGCACGAAAGGTGTTCTCAGCGGCTCGTCAGTGGTAAACAACAATCACAACATTGTGCAAGCGCGATGGAATTCCACCGATGAACAGTCTTCCCGGCAACGGATGCGTAAGCCTCTTATGCTAATGGATTTCCCGCAACTGGTGTGGCCTTCGGTGATAAAAACCATCCGGAACTGGATAATGGTTCACTTCATTATCAAACCGTACTTTGACCGCGAGTTTGCGCTTCCCGATTTCATTTTGGGAGCGAAACAAGCATTGCAG GTCGTATCTTCATCGCTTGCCGGCGGAGAAGTAAAACAACTAGAAGGATTGGTTGACCGGGCCGCAATAGCCGATCTAAAGCAGTCGATTTCTAAAATGTCCGTTGCCGAACGATATGACGTACAAGTGGACAAAGAAGATGTATACTTCTCGTTTCCCTATCAAGTCGGTGTGATGTTTGACGAATCGAACGATGATAGTCAGAAACGGTTCGTCGAAATTACAATGGTTTTTCACGTGCTAAGAGGTCTTAAAGGGATGATAGAACGTGGGGAAACAGTGCCGCTGAACGTGGG CGTCCTTCCAGAGTTCCGGGACAAAATAAGCATCTGCAATTATCGATTTATCAAGGAATTTACCAAAGGCGTCGACTCGGATTGGACTGTCAACGTAGTGAACCATTTCAAGCCAAGTGACTACGTTGAAGAATGA